A genomic region of Nocardioides plantarum contains the following coding sequences:
- the atpA gene encoding F0F1 ATP synthase subunit alpha, with the protein MTELSIRPDDIRDALQKYVADYKPDAASKEEVGTVAQTADGIARVSGLPSCMANELLEFEDGTLGLALNLDTREIGVVVLGDFDKIEEGQTVRRTGEILSVPVGDNFLGRVVDPLGTPIDGLGDIESSERRALELQAPSVMHRKSVHEPLATGIKAIDSMTPIGRGQRQLIIGDRATGKSTIAIDTIINQKKNWESGDPDKQVRCIYVAIGQKGSTIAAVRGALEEAGALEYTTIVASPASDSAGFKYLAPYTGSAIGQHWMYDGKHVLIVFDDLTKQAEAYRAVSLLLRRPPGREAYPGDVFYLHSRLLERCAKLSDELGHGSMTGLPIIETKANDVSAFIPTNVISITDGQIFLQSDLFAANQRPAIDVGVSVSRVGGAAMTKAMKAVTGSLKVDLAQFRAMEAFAMFASDLDAASRQQLDRGQRLMALLKQPAYSPYPLEEMTVSLWIGTTGRLDKVPVGDVLRFEQEFLDYLRRSHDGLLAAIRETNKFEDEAGLSDAYESFLDQFETSDGGSIKVGKESSEEALGDDEVEQETIVKQKRG; encoded by the coding sequence ATGACGGAGCTCTCCATCCGTCCGGACGACATCCGGGACGCGCTGCAGAAGTACGTCGCCGACTACAAGCCCGACGCGGCGTCGAAGGAAGAGGTAGGCACGGTCGCGCAGACCGCCGACGGGATCGCCCGCGTCAGCGGACTGCCCTCCTGCATGGCCAACGAGCTCCTCGAGTTCGAGGACGGCACCCTGGGCCTGGCGCTCAACCTCGACACCCGCGAGATCGGTGTCGTCGTCCTCGGTGACTTCGACAAGATCGAGGAGGGCCAGACGGTCCGCCGCACCGGCGAGATCCTCTCGGTCCCGGTGGGTGACAACTTCCTCGGCCGCGTGGTCGACCCCCTCGGCACCCCGATCGACGGCCTCGGCGACATCGAGTCCTCCGAGCGTCGCGCCCTGGAGCTCCAGGCGCCGTCGGTGATGCACCGCAAGTCCGTGCACGAGCCGCTCGCGACCGGCATCAAGGCCATCGACTCGATGACCCCGATCGGCCGCGGCCAGCGCCAGCTCATCATCGGCGACCGCGCCACGGGCAAGTCGACGATCGCGATCGACACGATCATCAACCAGAAGAAGAACTGGGAGTCGGGCGACCCCGACAAGCAGGTCCGCTGCATCTACGTCGCCATCGGCCAGAAGGGCTCGACGATCGCTGCTGTCCGCGGCGCCCTCGAGGAGGCCGGTGCTCTCGAGTACACGACCATCGTGGCCTCGCCGGCGTCCGACAGCGCCGGGTTCAAGTACCTCGCCCCCTACACCGGCTCGGCCATCGGCCAGCACTGGATGTACGACGGCAAGCACGTCCTCATCGTGTTCGACGACCTGACCAAGCAGGCCGAGGCCTACCGCGCCGTGTCGCTGCTGCTGCGCCGTCCGCCGGGCCGCGAGGCCTACCCGGGTGACGTCTTCTACCTGCACAGCCGCCTGCTCGAGCGCTGCGCGAAGCTGTCCGATGAGCTCGGCCACGGCTCGATGACCGGTCTGCCGATCATCGAGACCAAGGCCAACGACGTCTCGGCGTTCATCCCGACCAACGTCATCTCGATCACCGACGGCCAGATCTTCCTGCAGTCCGACCTGTTCGCGGCCAACCAGCGCCCGGCCATCGACGTCGGCGTCTCGGTGTCGCGCGTGGGCGGTGCGGCGATGACCAAGGCGATGAAGGCCGTGACCGGCTCGCTCAAGGTCGACCTCGCGCAGTTCCGCGCCATGGAGGCCTTCGCGATGTTCGCCTCCGACCTCGACGCGGCCTCGCGCCAGCAGCTCGACCGTGGTCAGCGCCTGATGGCCCTGCTCAAGCAGCCGGCCTACTCGCCGTACCCGCTCGAGGAGATGACGGTCTCGCTGTGGATCGGCACGACCGGTCGCCTCGACAAGGTGCCGGTCGGCGACGTCCTGCGCTTCGAGCAGGAGTTCCTCGACTACCTGCGTCGCTCCCACGACGGCCTGCTCGCGGCCATCCGCGAGACCAACAAGTTCGAGGACGAGGCCGGTCTGTCCGACGCCTACGAGTCGTTCCTCGACCAGTTCGAGACCTCCGACGGCGGCTCGATCAAGGTCGGCAAGGAGTCCTCCGAGGAGGCCCTCGGCGACGACGAGGTCGAGCAGGAGACCATCGTCAAGCAGAAGCGGGGCTGA
- a CDS encoding F0F1 ATP synthase subunit delta, whose product MDLRGASAEALAAVTDELDSHVGSGDQAARLADDLFSLATTLRSEGALRRFATDGSIPAEAKQGLVTEVFGGKVADGALAVLTTAVGHRWTATRDLADTLEHLSVVTLVKAAGHDSGRLADELFTWAQAVKNNPELRDALSDPARSVQDKAALIDGLLTGKTLPSTRTLATQALAGSYRTVSSALASYQKTVAEVHGEGVATVRVARELTEAETSRLAEALTTQYGRPVHLNTVVDPTVLGGLRVEIGNDVIDGTVLSRLDDARRRLAG is encoded by the coding sequence ATGGACCTGCGCGGAGCCTCTGCCGAGGCACTCGCCGCCGTGACGGACGAGCTCGACTCGCACGTCGGGTCCGGCGACCAGGCCGCACGCCTGGCCGACGACCTGTTCTCCTTGGCCACGACGCTGCGTTCCGAGGGCGCGCTGCGGCGGTTCGCCACCGACGGCTCGATCCCGGCCGAGGCCAAGCAGGGCCTGGTCACCGAGGTCTTCGGTGGCAAGGTCGCCGACGGCGCGCTGGCGGTGCTCACCACGGCCGTGGGGCACCGGTGGACCGCCACCCGCGACCTGGCCGACACCCTGGAGCACCTGAGCGTCGTCACCCTGGTCAAGGCGGCCGGGCACGACTCGGGCCGGCTGGCCGACGAGCTGTTCACCTGGGCGCAGGCGGTCAAGAACAACCCGGAGCTGCGCGACGCGCTGAGCGACCCGGCCCGCAGTGTCCAGGACAAGGCCGCGCTGATCGACGGGCTCCTGACGGGCAAGACCCTGCCGTCGACGCGGACGCTGGCCACCCAGGCGTTGGCGGGCAGCTACCGCACGGTCTCCTCGGCCCTGGCCTCCTACCAGAAGACGGTGGCCGAGGTGCACGGCGAGGGCGTCGCCACCGTGCGGGTCGCCCGCGAGCTGACCGAGGCCGAGACCAGCCGTCTGGCCGAGGCCCTCACCACCCAGTACGGCCGCCCGGTCCACCTCAACACCGTCGTCGACCCGACCGTCCTCGGCGGCCTGCGGGTCGAGATCGGCAACGACGTCATCGACGGCACCGTGCTGAGCAGGCTCGACGACGCCCGCCGTCGTCTCGCCGGCTGA
- a CDS encoding F0F1 ATP synthase subunit B: MTPLVVMAAEGEEHELNPLLPHPIELILSLVVFAILFFAVKKFVVPNFEATYTDRTKAIEGGLAAAETKQAEADAKLAELEKQLADARHEAARIREEAREQGAVIVAEMREQAQSEASRIVEHGKTQIEAERQQAVTSLRAEVGSLATTLAGRIVGESLDDEARQSRVVDRFLADLEAGTPAQN, encoded by the coding sequence ATGACGCCCCTGGTGGTGATGGCCGCCGAGGGGGAGGAGCACGAGCTCAACCCGCTCCTGCCGCACCCGATCGAGCTGATCCTGTCCCTCGTCGTCTTCGCGATCCTCTTCTTCGCCGTGAAGAAGTTCGTCGTGCCCAACTTCGAGGCGACGTACACCGATCGCACCAAGGCGATCGAGGGCGGTCTGGCCGCGGCCGAGACCAAGCAGGCCGAGGCCGACGCCAAGCTCGCCGAGCTCGAGAAGCAGCTCGCCGACGCCCGGCACGAGGCCGCCCGCATCCGCGAGGAGGCTCGTGAGCAGGGTGCCGTGATCGTGGCGGAGATGCGCGAGCAGGCGCAGTCCGAGGCCTCGCGCATCGTCGAGCACGGCAAGACGCAGATCGAGGCCGAGCGTCAGCAGGCGGTCACCTCGCTGCGGGCCGAGGTCGGCTCGCTGGCCACCACCCTGGCCGGACGTATCGTCGGGGAGAGCCTCGACGACGAAGCCCGCCAGAGCCGCGTCGTCGACCGCTTCCTGGCCGACCTCGAGGCCGGCACGCCGGCCCAGAACTGA
- the atpE gene encoding ATP synthase F0 subunit C produces the protein MAIEGSLGDLGNLNMIGYGLAAIGPGIGIGLIFAAYISGVARQPEAQSRLQSIAILGFALAEALAIIGIALAFVL, from the coding sequence ATGGCAATCGAAGGCTCGCTCGGCGACCTGGGCAACCTCAACATGATCGGCTACGGCCTGGCCGCCATCGGCCCGGGTATCGGCATCGGTCTGATCTTCGCCGCCTACATCAGCGGTGTCGCTCGTCAGCCGGAGGCCCAGAGCCGCCTGCAGTCGATCGCCATCCTCGGCTTCGCGCTCGCAGAGGCGCTGGCGATCATCGGCATCGCCCTCGCCTTCGTCCTCTAA
- the atpB gene encoding F0F1 ATP synthase subunit A, whose protein sequence is MSLVTGLVQAEFEPPSPADFDLPAVFGSGTFDFLGQAQVAGVTKPMIQIVLAAVFVFALFYLASRKRAMVPGKLQFAGEEAYGFVRNSLGRDIIGSHDFQRFVPYLFALFFFVLINNLMATIPVIQFPTFSRSGMVYSLALMSWVIYNAVGIQKHGFLGYLKLQSVPAGVGGVILLLLVPLEFMSNIIVRPVTLALRLFANMFAGHLLLILFALGGEYLVKEMGGAYIGVGVLAWVLFILVAMLEILIQFLQAYVFVLLNAMYIQGALADEH, encoded by the coding sequence ATGAGCCTCGTCACCGGCCTCGTACAGGCAGAGTTCGAGCCCCCGAGCCCGGCCGACTTCGACCTTCCCGCCGTCTTCGGCAGCGGGACCTTCGACTTCCTGGGCCAGGCCCAGGTCGCGGGCGTCACCAAGCCGATGATCCAGATCGTCCTCGCGGCGGTCTTCGTCTTCGCCCTGTTCTACCTCGCCTCGCGCAAGCGGGCGATGGTCCCCGGCAAGCTGCAGTTCGCCGGCGAGGAGGCCTACGGCTTCGTCCGCAACTCGCTGGGCCGCGACATCATCGGCAGCCACGACTTCCAGCGCTTCGTGCCCTACCTGTTCGCGCTGTTCTTCTTCGTGCTGATCAACAACCTGATGGCCACGATCCCGGTCATCCAGTTCCCGACGTTCTCGCGCTCGGGGATGGTCTACTCGCTGGCCCTGATGAGCTGGGTCATCTACAACGCCGTCGGCATCCAGAAGCACGGCTTCCTCGGCTACCTCAAGCTCCAGTCCGTGCCGGCCGGCGTCGGCGGCGTGATCCTCCTGCTGCTGGTTCCGCTGGAGTTCATGTCCAACATCATCGTGCGGCCGGTCACGCTGGCCCTGCGACTGTTCGCCAACATGTTCGCCGGCCACCTGCTGCTGATCCTGTTCGCCCTCGGTGGCGAGTACCTCGTCAAGGAGATGGGTGGCGCCTACATCGGTGTCGGCGTCCTGGCCTGGGTCCTCTTCATCCTGGTGGCGATGCTCGAGATCCTGATCCAGTTCCTGCAGGCCTACGTCTTCGTCCTCCTCAACGCCATGTACATCCAGGGCGCGCTGGCCGACGAGCACTGA
- a CDS encoding AtpZ/AtpI family protein gives MSKPDDELTQDSPRGDPWLAFGYLVAGVLLYGGVGWLLDRWWGTSFMIVIGILLGVALALYQTFARFRAPTESR, from the coding sequence ATGAGCAAGCCCGACGACGAGCTGACGCAGGACTCGCCGCGTGGCGACCCGTGGCTCGCGTTCGGCTACCTCGTGGCCGGCGTGCTGCTCTACGGTGGCGTCGGATGGCTGCTCGACCGATGGTGGGGCACCAGCTTCATGATCGTGATCGGCATCCTGCTCGGCGTCGCCCTGGCGCTCTACCAGACCTTTGCCCGCTTCCGGGCACCCACCGAATCCCGCTAG
- a CDS encoding glycosyltransferase family 4 protein: MREYLVVFLVAGTVTFLLTVVAREIALRTGAVSAVRDRDVHAEPIPYLGGLAMLGGLVAAYLVARELPFLSSPNGGSFTFPDARAVVVAGALICGVGVLDDIFDLDALTKFGGQVLAVGLLVYSGVQFRFFFTPGDQQFALDSSQGAILTAVIVIATVNAVNFVDGLDGLAAGVVGIAALAFFLYCYQLSAANGVTRATTGALLSAALAGVCAGFLVHNFHPARLFMGDSGSMLIGLVLSATAITVTTQFSAEDIAVGQDGARASFLPMLLPVALPILILIVPFADLVLAVVRRTRAGRSPFAADKQHLHHRLLEIGHSHRRAVMIMWAWAGLIAFSTVFASLRTGPVVWGVIGAGFTVTVLLTFVLPILHRPRILTDETL, from the coding sequence ATGCGTGAATACCTGGTCGTCTTCCTGGTGGCCGGGACGGTCACCTTCCTGCTGACCGTGGTGGCGCGCGAGATCGCGCTGCGCACCGGGGCCGTGTCGGCGGTCCGCGACCGCGACGTGCACGCGGAGCCGATCCCCTACCTCGGCGGCCTGGCCATGCTCGGCGGGCTCGTGGCGGCCTACCTCGTGGCCCGTGAGCTGCCCTTCCTGTCCAGCCCCAACGGCGGGTCGTTCACCTTCCCCGACGCTCGCGCGGTGGTGGTGGCCGGGGCGCTGATCTGCGGGGTCGGGGTGCTCGACGACATCTTCGACCTCGACGCGCTGACCAAGTTCGGCGGTCAGGTCCTGGCCGTCGGGCTGCTCGTCTACTCCGGCGTGCAGTTCCGGTTCTTCTTCACCCCCGGCGACCAGCAGTTCGCCCTCGACTCGAGCCAGGGCGCCATCCTGACGGCCGTGATCGTCATCGCGACGGTCAACGCCGTCAACTTCGTCGACGGGCTCGACGGGCTCGCGGCGGGCGTCGTCGGCATCGCCGCCCTGGCCTTCTTCCTCTACTGCTACCAGCTCAGCGCCGCCAACGGCGTCACCCGGGCCACCACCGGGGCCCTGCTCTCGGCGGCCCTGGCCGGGGTGTGCGCGGGCTTCCTGGTCCACAACTTCCACCCGGCCCGGCTCTTCATGGGCGACAGCGGCTCGATGCTGATCGGGCTGGTCCTGTCGGCCACCGCCATCACGGTGACCACCCAGTTCAGCGCCGAGGACATCGCGGTCGGCCAGGACGGCGCCCGGGCCAGCTTCCTGCCGATGCTGCTGCCCGTGGCGCTGCCGATCCTGATCCTCATCGTGCCGTTCGCCGACCTCGTGCTGGCCGTCGTACGCCGCACCAGGGCCGGGCGCTCGCCGTTCGCCGCCGACAAGCAGCACCTGCACCACCGGCTCCTCGAGATCGGTCACTCCCACCGTCGCGCGGTGATGATCATGTGGGCCTGGGCCGGGCTGATCGCGTTCTCGACGGTGTTCGCGAGCCTGCGCACGGGCCCGGTGGTGTGGGGCGTGATCGGTGCCGGGTTCACCGTCACCGTGCTGCTCACCTTCGTGCTCCCGATCCTCCACCGACCCCGGATCCTGACCGACGAGACTTTGTGA
- a CDS encoding L-threonylcarbamoyladenylate synthase — MTSERFSSTTPEEREAAIESASMAIQRGGLVVLPTDTVYGLAADAFDPDAVAGLLAAKGRGREMPPPVLISNASTLDALARDVPAFARALVDAFWPGPLTLVCRQQTSLMWDLGDTRGTVAVRMPDHALALEILERTGPLAVSSANTTGLPAATDADRAEEMLGDRVDVIVDGGESPVGEASTIVDCTGPQGRVLRVGALSLEQLNEVLEPLGATLVEGGADA; from the coding sequence GTGACCTCCGAGCGCTTCTCGTCGACCACCCCGGAGGAGCGCGAGGCCGCGATCGAGTCGGCCTCGATGGCCATCCAGCGCGGTGGCCTCGTGGTCCTTCCCACCGACACCGTCTACGGCCTGGCCGCCGACGCGTTCGACCCCGACGCCGTGGCCGGACTGCTCGCGGCCAAGGGGCGCGGTCGCGAGATGCCGCCACCGGTGCTCATCAGCAACGCCAGCACCCTCGACGCCCTCGCGCGCGACGTACCCGCCTTCGCGCGGGCCCTGGTCGATGCGTTCTGGCCGGGTCCGCTGACGCTGGTGTGCCGGCAGCAGACGTCGTTGATGTGGGACCTCGGCGACACCCGCGGCACGGTCGCCGTCCGGATGCCCGACCACGCGCTGGCCCTCGAGATCCTCGAGCGCACCGGCCCGCTGGCGGTCAGCTCGGCCAACACGACCGGCCTGCCCGCCGCCACCGACGCCGACCGGGCCGAGGAGATGCTGGGCGACCGGGTCGACGTCATCGTCGACGGTGGCGAGTCACCGGTGGGGGAGGCCTCCACGATCGTCGACTGCACCGGCCCCCAGGGTCGGGTGCTGCGCGTGGGGGCACTGAGCCTCGAGCAGCTCAACGAGGTCCTCGAGCCGCTGGGGGCGACCCTGGTCGAGGGCGGGGCCGATGCGTGA
- the prmC gene encoding peptide chain release factor N(5)-glutamine methyltransferase, with protein MRPRQLLGAAAARLAAAGVASPDHDAAVLLAHVLDVPRGRLAMVREVGEPEIAAYDALLTHRVARVPLQHLTGVTGFRYVELEVGPGVFVPRPETELLAGWAVERAQALEAPVVVDLCTGSGAIARAVADEVPHARVHAVELDEGALVWAERNLAGTGVDLRAGSMDDAFDDLVGEVDVVVCNPPYIPLEAWESVAPEARDHDPHLALFSGDDGLDAMRVLERRARLLLRRGGAVGAEHADAQGESAPGVFVAAGGWSDVRDHRDLAGRPRYLTATLAG; from the coding sequence GTGAGGCCGCGCCAGCTCCTCGGGGCCGCGGCCGCGCGCCTGGCGGCCGCGGGGGTGGCGAGTCCTGACCACGACGCCGCGGTCCTGCTCGCCCACGTCCTCGACGTCCCGCGCGGTCGGCTCGCCATGGTCCGTGAGGTGGGCGAGCCCGAGATCGCGGCGTACGACGCCCTGCTCACCCACCGCGTGGCGCGGGTCCCGCTCCAGCACCTCACGGGGGTGACCGGGTTCCGCTACGTCGAGCTCGAGGTCGGGCCGGGGGTCTTCGTGCCGCGGCCCGAGACCGAGCTGCTGGCCGGCTGGGCGGTCGAGCGGGCGCAGGCCCTCGAGGCGCCGGTCGTCGTCGACCTGTGCACCGGCTCGGGGGCGATCGCGCGGGCCGTCGCCGACGAGGTGCCGCACGCGCGGGTGCACGCCGTCGAGCTCGACGAGGGGGCGCTGGTGTGGGCCGAGCGCAACCTGGCCGGCACGGGGGTCGACCTGCGTGCCGGGTCGATGGACGACGCGTTCGACGACCTGGTGGGCGAGGTCGACGTGGTGGTCTGCAACCCGCCCTACATCCCCCTGGAGGCGTGGGAGTCGGTGGCGCCGGAGGCGCGCGACCACGACCCGCACCTGGCGCTGTTCTCCGGTGACGACGGCCTCGACGCGATGCGGGTCCTCGAGCGTCGGGCCCGCCTGCTGCTGCGGCGCGGGGGAGCGGTCGGTGCCGAGCACGCCGACGCGCAGGGCGAGTCGGCCCCCGGCGTGTTCGTCGCGGCCGGCGGCTGGAGCGACGTGCGCGACCACCGCGACCTGGCGGGCCGTCCCCGCTACCTGACGGCGACCCTGGCAGGATGA
- the prfA gene encoding peptide chain release factor 1, translating to MFEAVEGLLSEHQDIEARLGEPETHADARLAKRLNRRYAELSAIIGAWRDWTGLGDDLEAARELAAEDPSFAEEAAAIEARLPVAEERLRRLLVPRDPADANDTLLEIKSGEGGEESALFAADLLRMYTRYAERAGWSVEVLDATESDLGGYKSVTVAVKAKGTPEPGGAPFGMLKFEGGVHRVQRVPVTESQGRVHTSAAGVLVLPEAETVDVEIHDSDLRIDVYRSSGPGGQSVNTTDSAVRITHVPTGIVASCQNEKSQLQNKESAMRILRARLLAAAQEAADAEASDARRSQVRTVDRSERIRTYNYPENRISDHRTGYKSYNLDQVLDGDLGPVLDSCVEADLASRLEALEQ from the coding sequence ATGTTCGAGGCCGTCGAGGGCCTGCTCTCCGAGCACCAGGACATCGAGGCGCGCCTCGGCGAGCCCGAGACGCACGCCGACGCCCGCCTGGCCAAGCGGCTCAACCGGCGCTACGCCGAGCTGAGCGCGATCATCGGCGCCTGGCGCGACTGGACCGGTCTGGGCGACGACCTCGAGGCCGCCCGGGAGCTCGCCGCGGAGGACCCGTCGTTCGCCGAGGAGGCCGCCGCCATCGAGGCGCGCCTGCCGGTGGCCGAGGAGCGGCTGCGCAGGCTGCTGGTGCCCCGCGACCCGGCCGACGCCAACGACACGCTGCTGGAGATCAAGTCCGGTGAGGGCGGTGAGGAGTCGGCGCTGTTCGCCGCCGACCTGCTCCGCATGTACACCCGGTACGCCGAGCGCGCCGGCTGGTCGGTCGAGGTCCTCGACGCCACCGAGTCCGACCTGGGCGGCTACAAGTCGGTGACCGTCGCGGTCAAGGCCAAGGGCACCCCGGAGCCGGGCGGGGCGCCGTTCGGCATGCTCAAGTTCGAGGGCGGGGTCCACCGCGTGCAGCGGGTCCCGGTGACCGAGTCGCAGGGTCGGGTGCACACCAGCGCGGCCGGGGTGCTGGTGCTCCCCGAGGCCGAGACGGTCGACGTCGAGATCCACGACAGCGACCTGCGCATCGACGTCTACCGCAGCAGCGGACCCGGCGGCCAGAGCGTCAACACGACCGACTCGGCCGTGCGCATCACCCACGTGCCGACCGGCATCGTCGCCAGCTGCCAGAACGAGAAGAGCCAGCTGCAGAACAAGGAGTCCGCGATGCGCATCCTGCGGGCCCGGTTGCTCGCCGCGGCGCAGGAGGCCGCCGACGCCGAGGCCAGCGACGCTCGCCGCAGCCAGGTCCGCACCGTCGACCGGTCCGAGCGCATCCGCACCTACAACTACCCGGAGAACCGCATCTCCGACCACCGCACCGGCTACAAGTCCTACAACCTCGACCAGGTGCTCGACGGCGACCTCGGCCCGGTGCTCGACTCCTGCGTCGAGGCCGACCTGGCCAGCCGGCTCGAGGCGCTCGAGCAGTGA
- the rpmE gene encoding 50S ribosomal protein L31 yields MKTDTHPDYVVTEVSCTCGATFTTHSTVASGTIKSDVCSQCHPFYTGKQKILDTGGRVARFEARYKKKAPAQADADK; encoded by the coding sequence ATGAAGACCGATACCCACCCCGACTACGTCGTCACCGAGGTCTCCTGCACCTGCGGCGCGACCTTCACCACGCACAGCACCGTCGCGTCCGGCACCATCAAGTCCGACGTGTGCTCGCAGTGCCACCCGTTCTACACGGGCAAGCAGAAGATCCTCGACACCGGCGGCCGCGTGGCCCGCTTCGAGGCCCGCTACAAGAAGAAGGCCCCGGCCCAGGCCGACGCCGACAAGTAG
- a CDS encoding sensor histidine kinase — protein sequence MVGSVQRAEPGRPVARLVSPVIWRMAVLVVLAVLVCVTGVLLSGSAVRRISGDVTPVSAAHDRYTDAVSELGSAAAAWKLTGRSAERVRYAEARRELSEQATDLSDLVSGTPLDAPVRAEIRTVDTWVRGYGDTVIEEKAGLVSPARYAAGRQLLTQYRSARDDTRDALNAQLDRAESTATLRLRLTIIAAALVLVGSAILIGRSRARLLAELSEPLLALERVVQRMLRNDPEGRAVAHRGPKEVRSIARALNDFADAGSRARAVEGRIQDELHVLDSAKDDFVSNVSHELRTPLTTISGYLEMVAEEFEGELDPRHERMLDATRRNVTRLRALIDDLLALSKAESRPTELEPSDVTEMVSDAVTDVRMTAARRGITLEVTATGEPMLVVCDRAMLYRAFLNVLGNAVKFSHDGGTVEVSVTRVSHRVEIAVRDHGIGIPRDELDRLGTRFFRASNAMDNEIAGTGLGLRIVQTIIDKHAGDVVIESAEGEGTTVFVRLRLHGERVRRPLVAESA from the coding sequence GTGGTCGGTAGCGTCCAGCGAGCCGAACCCGGGCGACCCGTCGCCCGGCTCGTCTCGCCCGTCATCTGGCGGATGGCCGTCCTCGTCGTCCTCGCGGTGCTGGTCTGCGTGACCGGCGTCCTGCTGAGCGGCTCGGCGGTCCGTCGCATCTCGGGCGACGTCACGCCGGTCTCGGCCGCCCACGACCGCTACACCGACGCCGTCAGCGAGCTCGGGTCGGCAGCCGCGGCGTGGAAGCTGACCGGTCGGTCCGCCGAGCGCGTGCGCTACGCCGAGGCCCGACGTGAGCTGTCCGAGCAGGCGACCGACCTCAGCGACCTGGTCTCCGGCACCCCCCTCGACGCTCCGGTCCGCGCCGAGATCAGGACGGTCGACACCTGGGTGCGCGGCTACGGCGACACGGTGATCGAGGAGAAGGCCGGGCTCGTCAGCCCCGCCCGCTACGCCGCCGGCCGGCAGCTCCTGACCCAGTACCGCTCGGCCCGCGACGACACCAGGGACGCGCTGAACGCCCAGCTCGACCGGGCCGAGAGCACCGCGACCCTGCGACTTCGACTGACCATCATCGCTGCCGCCCTGGTGCTCGTCGGGTCCGCGATCCTCATCGGGCGTTCCCGCGCCCGGCTGCTGGCCGAGCTGTCGGAGCCGTTGCTCGCCCTCGAGCGCGTCGTGCAGCGGATGCTCAGGAACGACCCGGAGGGGCGGGCCGTGGCGCATCGCGGACCCAAGGAGGTCCGCTCGATCGCCCGAGCCCTCAACGACTTCGCCGACGCCGGGTCCCGGGCCCGCGCCGTCGAGGGCCGCATCCAGGACGAGCTCCACGTCCTCGACAGCGCCAAGGACGACTTCGTCTCCAACGTGTCCCACGAGCTGCGCACCCCCCTGACGACGATCAGCGGCTACCTCGAGATGGTGGCCGAGGAGTTCGAGGGCGAGCTCGATCCGCGCCACGAGCGGATGCTCGACGCGACGCGGCGCAACGTCACCCGCCTGCGGGCGCTCATCGACGACCTGCTCGCGCTCTCGAAGGCCGAGAGCCGTCCGACCGAGCTCGAGCCGTCCGACGTCACCGAGATGGTGTCCGACGCCGTCACCGACGTCCGGATGACCGCGGCCCGGCGCGGGATCACCCTCGAGGTGACCGCCACGGGGGAGCCGATGCTGGTGGTGTGCGACCGCGCGATGCTCTACCGCGCGTTCCTCAACGTGCTGGGCAACGCGGTCAAGTTCAGCCACGACGGGGGCACCGTCGAGGTCTCGGTCACGCGGGTGTCCCACCGCGTCGAGATCGCGGTGCGCGACCACGGCATCGGCATCCCGCGCGACGAGCTCGACCGGCTCGGCACCCGGTTCTTCCGGGCGTCCAACGCGATGGACAACGAGATCGCCGGCACCGGACTGGGGCTGCGCATCGTGCAGACGATCATCGACAAGCACGCCGGCGACGTGGTCATCGAGTCGGCCGAGGGCGAGGGCACCACCGTCTTCGTGCGGTTGCGGCTGCACGGCGAGCGGGTACGACGACCACTCGTCGCCGAGTCGGCGTGA
- a CDS encoding response regulator transcription factor, which translates to MARIVVADDDVDIRELVEFKLSTMGHDIVAVGDGAAAIEACRAQLPDLCVLDVMMPGVSGLDAIRIIRSDPDLLELPVILLTARAQESDVNMGFDSGADDYITKPFSPRELAARVETLLARGSGSSTT; encoded by the coding sequence ATGGCACGGATCGTGGTCGCCGACGACGACGTCGACATCCGGGAGCTGGTCGAGTTCAAGCTCTCGACGATGGGCCACGACATCGTGGCCGTCGGCGACGGGGCGGCGGCGATCGAGGCCTGCCGGGCCCAGCTGCCCGACCTGTGCGTGCTCGACGTGATGATGCCGGGGGTGTCGGGGCTCGACGCGATCCGGATCATCCGGTCCGATCCCGACCTCCTCGAGCTGCCGGTGATCCTGCTCACCGCCCGCGCCCAGGAGTCCGACGTCAACATGGGCTTCGACTCCGGCGCCGACGACTACATCACCAAGCCCTTCAGCCCGCGCGAGCTCGCCGCCCGCGTCGAGACGCTGCTGGCGCGCGGCTCGGGCTCCTCGACGACCTGA